From the genome of Azospira restricta, one region includes:
- a CDS encoding heavy metal sensor histidine kinase: MRNPRSLGRWLSWWLAVQTFIGLGFVCAVVYVATSLNFSARQAEELRHKQDVIRHLVREIATPEDLPSLRHKLDDFFIGHADLKLRLTEDTETLLYMTPPAPEPPANLRRVKFEIPSPWSGAVVLRAELALDSSSDAQLLRQLAWTLLASALAGAVLVSAGGAWLVRRALLPVRDLARQAAALSPENVGQPLDGAAQAEELQPLVTHFNALLARLDGAYQQLEGFNADVAHELRTPLATLIGETELALSRERGISELLDVLGSNLEDLHRLAGLVNDMLFLSKADRGERARRTPVGSLAALAAEVVEFHDAALQEAGVSVRVRGDSGGAFDAALLRRAVSNLLANATRFAECGSTIELDIEPDKSGGVRLSVSNVGPVIPAEHLPRLFDRFYRADRAREHGDTNHGLGLAIVAAIARMHEGTPFVRSTGGTTTVGFSISVAGERH; encoded by the coding sequence ATGCGCAATCCGCGTTCGCTTGGCCGTTGGCTGTCTTGGTGGCTTGCCGTGCAGACCTTCATCGGGCTCGGATTCGTCTGCGCCGTCGTGTATGTGGCCACCAGCCTCAACTTTTCCGCCAGGCAGGCTGAGGAGCTGCGGCACAAGCAGGACGTGATCCGCCACCTTGTCCGCGAGATCGCGACGCCGGAGGACCTGCCGAGCCTACGCCACAAACTTGACGATTTCTTCATCGGCCATGCCGACCTCAAACTGCGGCTGACCGAGGACACCGAGACGCTCCTCTACATGACGCCACCGGCCCCCGAGCCCCCCGCGAACCTGCGTCGGGTTAAATTCGAGATTCCTTCACCGTGGTCGGGCGCAGTCGTGCTGCGTGCCGAATTGGCGCTCGACAGCAGTTCCGATGCCCAATTGCTGAGGCAGCTGGCGTGGACGCTACTGGCGAGTGCGTTGGCCGGCGCCGTGCTCGTCTCCGCTGGGGGGGCGTGGCTCGTGCGACGCGCACTGTTGCCCGTCCGCGACTTGGCTCGACAAGCCGCGGCGCTCAGTCCGGAAAACGTCGGTCAGCCGCTGGACGGCGCTGCTCAGGCCGAGGAATTGCAGCCTTTGGTCACGCACTTCAATGCCCTTCTAGCCCGCCTGGACGGCGCCTATCAGCAACTGGAAGGTTTCAATGCGGACGTCGCCCACGAACTGCGCACGCCGCTGGCGACGCTGATCGGCGAAACCGAACTCGCCCTGAGCCGCGAACGCGGCATTTCCGAGTTGTTGGACGTGCTGGGATCGAACCTCGAGGATCTGCACCGCCTGGCAGGGCTCGTCAATGACATGCTGTTCCTGTCGAAGGCCGACCGCGGCGAGCGGGCGCGCCGAACTCCTGTCGGCAGCCTCGCCGCCCTTGCGGCCGAGGTGGTCGAGTTCCACGATGCCGCACTGCAGGAGGCTGGTGTCAGCGTTCGCGTGCGCGGAGACAGCGGTGGCGCCTTCGATGCGGCTTTGTTGCGGCGGGCCGTATCGAACCTCCTCGCCAACGCGACAAGGTTTGCGGAGTGCGGGTCAACGATCGAGTTGGACATTGAGCCCGACAAATCTGGCGGTGTTCGCCTGTCCGTCAGCAACGTAGGGCCGGTAATTCCTGCCGAACATCTTCCACGCCTGTTCGACCGCTTCTATCGGGCAGACCGTGCCCGCGAACATGGGGACACCAATCACGGACTCGGGCTGGCGATCGTCGCAGCGATCGCGCGCATGCATGAAGGCACCCCGTTTGTCCGCTCCACCGGCGGCACGACAACCGTCGGTTTCAGTATTTCCGTTGCGGGCGAAAGGCATTGA
- a CDS encoding heavy metal response regulator transcription factor, translating into MKILVVEDEPKLAEYLRKALTESSYVVDVAHSGTEGRYLAIEGHYALVLLDVMLPGLDGFAVLRELRRDKHIPVLMLTARDKVEDRVKGLQAGADDYLVKPFALSELLARVQALLRRGARPAAGQDPTVLRLADLEVDLVRRKASRSGQRLDLTAKEFTLLTLLLRRHGQVLSRTALAEQVWDMNFDSNTNVVEVAVRRLRSKLDDPFAKKLLHTVRGMGYVLEDREA; encoded by the coding sequence ATGAAAATCCTGGTCGTCGAAGATGAGCCGAAGCTCGCCGAATACCTGCGCAAGGCGCTGACCGAGAGCAGCTACGTCGTCGATGTCGCGCACAGCGGCACCGAGGGGCGCTACCTGGCGATCGAAGGGCATTACGCTCTCGTCCTGCTCGATGTCATGCTGCCGGGCCTGGACGGCTTCGCCGTCCTGCGCGAACTGCGACGCGACAAGCACATACCGGTGCTGATGCTCACCGCGCGGGACAAGGTGGAGGATCGCGTGAAGGGTCTGCAGGCGGGTGCGGATGACTATCTGGTAAAGCCTTTCGCCCTATCCGAACTGCTCGCACGCGTACAAGCGCTGTTGCGGCGTGGCGCCCGCCCGGCGGCCGGTCAGGATCCCACTGTCCTCAGGCTGGCCGACCTCGAAGTCGATCTGGTGCGGCGCAAGGCGTCGCGCTCCGGGCAGCGGCTCGATCTGACGGCCAAGGAATTCACGCTGCTGACCTTGCTCTTGCGCCGACACGGACAGGTGCTGTCGCGCACCGCGCTGGCCGAGCAGGTGTGGGACATGAACTTCGACAGCAATACGAATGTTGTGGAGGTTGCAGTGCGCCGCCTGCGCAGCAAGCTCGATGACCCCTTCGCGAAGAAGTTGCTGCACACCGTGCGCGGCATGGGCTACGTCCTGGAAGACCGGGAAGCCTGA
- a CDS encoding DUF4148 domain-containing protein yields MSIIRTATVLPILAVVLVVPNVAQANSEWHFTGGEVGYTSFPDHVTSTKTRAEVLRELEQAKADGSYFYLQRGVPVPSRDTGPGKTREQVLKELANISPEERAQMDELYFGQ; encoded by the coding sequence ATGTCAATAATCCGAACCGCCACCGTCCTCCCTATCCTCGCTGTCGTCCTGGTCGTGCCGAACGTCGCTCAAGCGAACTCGGAATGGCATTTCACCGGCGGCGAGGTGGGTTACACCTCTTTCCCCGATCATGTGACGAGCACCAAAACGCGTGCTGAAGTGTTGCGTGAGCTCGAGCAGGCCAAGGCGGACGGAAGCTATTTCTACCTGCAGCGCGGGGTGCCCGTTCCATCACGCGATACCGGCCCGGGTAAAACGCGCGAGCAAGTGCTCAAGGAACTGGCGAACATATCGCCCGAGGAGCGGGCGCAGATGGACGAACTCTATTTCGGGCAATGA
- a CDS encoding TolC family protein has product MFRRIRINWLPGLLLGLAASGAWAQAASPASPVVTTLRQAFDAAWARQPEAQSLDMRRAAALARRESADSWSAEPPALEVSGKTDQLHRNDGSREYEIGLAAPLWLPGERASTAALADAEVRTSTSRTLAAQLRTAAAVRAAYWDWQRARIDVLVARERLANARELTSDVSKRVRAGDLARADQHQADGALATAEAALAEASGAFASVEQQVRSLTGVTPAPAAEGFPVAEAEPVTATPSAPEVGHPAVAELRDRAELAQRSMNLAGIQGRANPELRLATTRERGASGESWQQTVTVGVRIPFGSDTRNRARVASASAEAIEAESQLRLERERLATEVDTARVRVESARTLVASAERRAQLAHESRGFFQKAFRLGETDLPTRLRIELEAAEAERQVARTRIELAAAVSALRQAMGLLPE; this is encoded by the coding sequence ATGTTTCGAAGAATTCGCATCAACTGGCTGCCGGGGCTGCTGCTCGGACTCGCGGCCAGCGGGGCGTGGGCGCAAGCCGCGTCCCCTGCATCGCCTGTCGTAACCACGCTCAGGCAGGCGTTCGACGCCGCGTGGGCGCGTCAGCCCGAGGCGCAGTCGCTCGACATGCGCCGGGCGGCTGCGCTGGCACGACGCGAGAGCGCCGACAGCTGGTCGGCCGAACCGCCGGCACTCGAAGTGTCGGGCAAGACCGACCAGCTCCACCGCAACGACGGCAGCCGTGAATACGAGATCGGCCTCGCGGCGCCGCTGTGGTTGCCCGGCGAACGCGCATCGACCGCGGCCCTTGCCGATGCCGAAGTGCGCACGAGTACGAGCCGCACGCTTGCGGCACAACTGCGCACGGCCGCTGCGGTGCGGGCCGCGTACTGGGATTGGCAGCGCGCGCGCATCGATGTCCTGGTCGCACGCGAGCGGCTTGCCAACGCCCGCGAACTCACCTCGGATGTATCGAAACGGGTTCGGGCCGGCGATCTCGCTCGGGCCGACCAGCATCAGGCGGACGGAGCGCTCGCGACCGCCGAAGCGGCGCTCGCCGAGGCCAGCGGCGCGTTTGCGAGCGTTGAACAACAGGTGCGCTCCCTGACCGGCGTGACACCTGCGCCTGCTGCGGAAGGGTTCCCCGTGGCCGAAGCGGAGCCCGTCACTGCCACCCCTTCTGCACCAGAAGTGGGGCATCCTGCTGTCGCCGAACTGCGCGATCGGGCGGAGCTTGCACAACGCAGCATGAACCTCGCCGGGATTCAGGGCCGCGCCAATCCCGAGCTGCGTCTGGCGACGACGCGCGAGCGCGGCGCATCCGGCGAATCCTGGCAACAGACGGTGACGGTCGGCGTACGCATTCCATTTGGGTCCGATACCCGCAACCGCGCTCGTGTTGCCAGCGCCAGTGCCGAGGCGATCGAAGCCGAATCCCAGCTTCGACTGGAACGCGAACGCCTGGCGACCGAAGTGGACACGGCACGCGTCCGGGTCGAATCGGCGCGCACCTTGGTCGCCTCTGCCGAGCGGCGCGCACAGTTGGCGCATGAGTCGCGCGGCTTCTTCCAGAAGGCGTTCCGCCTCGGCGAAACCGATCTGCCGACCCGCCTGCGCATCGAACTCGAGGCCGCCGAAGCCGAGCGTCAGGTGGCGCGCACCCGCATCGAACTGGCCGCGGCCGTGTCCGCGCTGCGGCAGGCCATGGGCCTTCTTCCCGAATGA
- a CDS encoding efflux RND transporter periplasmic adaptor subunit translates to MKPRILLVMLCLITAGASWNAFAGDGHDHGDEDTAPVGGNGPRRLPDGSVFLPKPAQRQIGVRTLVTEAGELPRTVALAGKVVMDPNAGGKVQAAVAGRLEAGPRGLPGIGQTVKKGEVLAYVVPSAGQIERSNQMAQLAELRAAKVLAEKRVARLKELADTIPRKEIEAAESELASLAARATAVGAGLSNRDALMAPVAGVIASSNAVAGQVVDARELVFEIVDPKRLRVEALAYDADTAVDVAGASVAVGEQRVKLDFLGAARSLREQALPLAFGAAGDSLARFAVGQPVEVFVQTRSTLQGVSVPAGSVLKNPANQTIVWVKTAPERFEPRTVTTAPLDGANVAVTSGLAAGERVATNAATLINQIR, encoded by the coding sequence ATGAAACCGCGAATCCTGCTGGTCATGCTGTGCCTCATCACCGCCGGTGCATCGTGGAATGCATTCGCCGGAGACGGTCACGACCACGGCGACGAGGACACGGCGCCCGTCGGCGGCAATGGTCCGCGACGGCTGCCCGATGGCAGCGTATTTCTGCCCAAGCCGGCACAACGCCAGATCGGCGTGCGCACGCTGGTCACGGAAGCGGGCGAGCTGCCGCGCACGGTGGCGCTCGCCGGCAAAGTCGTCATGGACCCCAACGCGGGCGGAAAGGTGCAGGCGGCGGTCGCCGGCCGCCTCGAAGCCGGGCCGCGTGGCTTGCCCGGGATCGGGCAGACGGTGAAAAAAGGCGAGGTGCTCGCGTACGTCGTGCCATCGGCGGGGCAGATTGAGCGCTCGAACCAGATGGCCCAACTAGCCGAATTGCGGGCCGCCAAAGTGCTCGCGGAAAAGCGCGTGGCGCGGCTGAAGGAGCTCGCCGACACGATTCCGCGCAAGGAAATCGAGGCGGCCGAGAGCGAACTCGCGAGTCTCGCGGCCCGCGCGACGGCGGTGGGTGCGGGGCTCAGCAATCGCGATGCGCTCATGGCACCCGTCGCGGGCGTCATCGCATCGAGCAACGCGGTCGCCGGGCAAGTCGTCGATGCCCGCGAACTGGTGTTCGAGATCGTCGATCCGAAGCGCCTGCGCGTCGAGGCGCTGGCCTACGATGCCGACACTGCCGTCGATGTCGCCGGCGCGAGCGTTGCGGTGGGCGAGCAACGCGTGAAGCTCGATTTCCTTGGCGCGGCGCGCAGTCTGCGCGAGCAGGCGCTGCCGCTCGCTTTCGGTGCCGCGGGCGATTCGCTGGCGCGCTTCGCCGTCGGGCAACCGGTCGAGGTGTTCGTGCAGACGCGCAGCACGCTGCAGGGCGTCAGTGTGCCCGCAGGATCGGTGCTGAAGAACCCGGCGAACCAGACCATCGTGTGGGTCAAGACCGCGCCGGAGCGCTTCGAGCCCCGCACCGTCACGACCGCGCCGCTCGACGGGGCAAATGTGGCGGTGACGTCGGGCCTCGCGGCCGGGGAGCGCGTCGCCACAAACGCGGCCACCCTCATCAACCAGATCCGCTGA
- a CDS encoding efflux RND transporter permease subunit: protein MFKWLLDNSLGNRLLVIIASLVLMAYGAFTLTRTPVDVFPDLNKPTVTIMTESGGMAAEEVEQLITFPLETTMNGLPGVESVRSISSAGLSFIYVTFDWSTEIFRARQMVSERLSAMEEGLPEDAIPRMGPISSVMGEIMQIAIPIDTAKISPMQVREYADWVLRPRLMAIPGIAQVIPIGGEVRQFQVQPDTRRMAELGISLEQMEAAIRGFSSNTSGGFLELTGREYLIRNLGRTSNLEDLKNLAITARDGQPILMRQIAAVTFAPALRRGDAGFEGKPAVILGIQKQPTADTIHLTRSIEAALDEMKKSLPTGMDAPAVTFRQASFIEASIGTLQGKLIGASVFVAAILFFFLGTLRPTVIALTAIPVSIFMTALVFKYFGLSINTMTLGGLAIAIGGLVDDAVVGVENVLRRLKEERVKHPHHRLHPIELVAHATMEVRSAILYATIIIVLVFLPLFALPGMEGRLFVPLGIAFIVSTLASLVVSVTVTPVLSFYLLPRMKSLEHGDTRVLAWLKARYRSGLQAVLDRPKAAVTAGAMAVVIAAVAVPFFPTTFLPPFNEGTLLIGMRLNPGVTLAESTALAQQAEVLVKQVPEVTHVGRRSGRAELDEHAEGVHVSELDVGLKAASELTRSMGEIAADIRARLVNLPAAIAIGQPISHRIDHMLSGVRSQIAIKIFGEDLDTLRGQADALRARLAGIPGLADLEIEKQVLAPQIKVRIDYAAAARYGVPAPQILAALQNLVEGEKVTQIVEGGRRFALVVRLPESARSVEGLAQILIETPTGHVPLSKLASIEDGDGPNQVSRDDGKRRIVLSANAQQRPLSEIVEDIRTSVADMKLPEGYFITLGGQFQAQEEASRLVGLLSIVSLVLMFVVLYSRYKSVRLSALIMSNIPLALVGAVIGLWISGQPLSVAALIGFITLAGISVRNGILKVSHYINLMRIEGEGFDHAMILRGSLERLSPVLMTALVTAFALAPLLFEAERPGTEILHPVAVVIFSGLISSTLLDTFLTPAMFWLFGRRDVERLLNDRNAEAF, encoded by the coding sequence ATGTTCAAGTGGCTACTCGACAATAGTCTCGGAAACCGGCTGCTGGTGATCATCGCCAGCCTGGTGTTGATGGCTTACGGCGCATTCACGCTCACACGCACGCCCGTGGACGTGTTCCCGGACCTCAACAAGCCGACGGTCACAATCATGACCGAATCCGGCGGCATGGCGGCGGAGGAAGTCGAACAGCTCATCACCTTCCCGCTCGAAACGACGATGAACGGCCTGCCCGGCGTGGAGTCGGTGCGCTCCATTTCGAGTGCAGGGCTGTCCTTCATCTACGTCACCTTCGACTGGAGCACCGAGATTTTTCGGGCCCGGCAGATGGTGTCGGAGCGCCTGTCCGCGATGGAGGAAGGACTGCCTGAGGACGCGATTCCGCGCATGGGGCCGATCAGCTCCGTGATGGGCGAAATCATGCAGATCGCGATCCCGATCGACACCGCGAAAATCTCGCCGATGCAGGTGCGCGAATACGCCGACTGGGTGCTGCGTCCGCGTCTCATGGCAATCCCCGGCATCGCTCAGGTCATCCCGATCGGCGGTGAAGTGCGGCAGTTCCAGGTGCAGCCGGATACGCGGCGCATGGCGGAACTCGGCATCTCGCTGGAGCAGATGGAAGCAGCGATCCGCGGCTTCTCGTCGAACACTTCAGGTGGTTTCCTCGAACTCACCGGGCGCGAATACCTGATCCGCAACCTCGGACGCACCTCGAACCTGGAGGATCTGAAGAATCTCGCGATTACCGCACGCGACGGTCAGCCGATCCTAATGCGCCAGATCGCGGCCGTGACCTTTGCCCCGGCGCTGCGACGTGGCGATGCGGGTTTCGAGGGCAAACCGGCGGTCATTCTCGGCATCCAGAAGCAGCCGACCGCGGACACCATTCACCTCACCCGCTCGATCGAGGCCGCGCTCGACGAAATGAAGAAATCGTTGCCGACTGGCATGGATGCGCCGGCGGTGACTTTCCGTCAGGCGAGCTTCATCGAGGCGTCGATCGGCACGCTGCAGGGCAAGCTGATCGGTGCGTCGGTGTTTGTCGCGGCGATCCTGTTCTTCTTCCTTGGCACGCTGCGGCCGACGGTGATTGCACTCACTGCGATCCCGGTGTCGATCTTCATGACGGCGCTGGTATTCAAGTATTTCGGCCTGTCCATCAACACGATGACGCTGGGAGGCCTCGCCATCGCGATCGGTGGTCTGGTCGACGACGCCGTTGTCGGCGTCGAGAACGTGCTGCGCCGGCTCAAGGAAGAGCGGGTCAAGCATCCCCATCACCGGCTCCACCCTATCGAACTCGTCGCGCACGCGACGATGGAAGTCCGCTCGGCCATCCTCTACGCGACGATCATCATCGTGCTGGTGTTTCTGCCGTTGTTCGCGTTACCAGGTATGGAGGGGCGGCTCTTCGTGCCGCTCGGTATCGCGTTTATCGTCTCGACGCTGGCGTCGCTGGTCGTGTCGGTGACGGTGACCCCGGTCCTGTCCTTCTATCTGCTGCCCCGCATGAAGTCGCTCGAACACGGCGACACGCGCGTGCTTGCCTGGCTCAAGGCGCGCTATCGCAGTGGCTTGCAGGCGGTCCTCGATCGCCCCAAGGCGGCCGTGACCGCGGGAGCCATGGCTGTCGTGATCGCCGCGGTGGCCGTGCCGTTCTTCCCGACGACCTTTCTGCCGCCCTTCAATGAAGGCACCCTGCTGATTGGCATGCGGCTCAACCCGGGGGTGACGCTCGCCGAGTCGACGGCGCTCGCGCAGCAGGCCGAGGTGCTGGTGAAACAAGTGCCTGAAGTCACACACGTCGGACGCCGCAGCGGACGTGCGGAACTCGATGAACATGCCGAAGGCGTGCATGTCAGCGAGCTCGATGTCGGGCTCAAAGCGGCATCTGAACTCACCCGCTCGATGGGGGAAATCGCCGCCGACATCCGCGCGCGGCTCGTGAACCTGCCAGCTGCGATCGCGATCGGTCAGCCGATCTCGCACCGCATCGATCACATGCTCTCGGGCGTGCGCTCGCAGATCGCGATCAAGATCTTCGGCGAGGATCTCGACACGCTGCGGGGTCAGGCCGATGCATTGCGGGCTCGGCTCGCCGGGATCCCCGGACTCGCGGACCTCGAGATCGAGAAGCAGGTGCTCGCGCCGCAGATCAAGGTCCGCATCGACTACGCGGCGGCGGCGCGTTACGGCGTGCCGGCACCGCAGATCCTCGCCGCGCTGCAGAACCTCGTCGAAGGCGAGAAAGTCACCCAGATCGTCGAAGGCGGACGGCGTTTCGCGCTGGTCGTGCGCCTGCCCGAGTCGGCGCGGTCGGTCGAGGGGCTCGCGCAGATTCTCATCGAAACCCCGACCGGGCATGTCCCGCTGTCGAAACTCGCGTCCATCGAGGACGGCGACGGGCCGAACCAGGTCAGCCGCGACGATGGCAAGCGCCGCATCGTGCTGTCGGCCAATGCGCAGCAGCGCCCGCTGTCGGAGATCGTCGAGGACATCCGCACCTCGGTAGCCGATATGAAGCTACCCGAGGGCTACTTCATCACGCTCGGCGGGCAGTTCCAGGCGCAGGAGGAAGCCTCGCGCCTCGTCGGACTGCTCTCGATCGTGTCGCTCGTGCTGATGTTTGTCGTGCTCTACAGCCGCTACAAGTCGGTACGGCTCTCGGCGTTGATCATGTCCAACATTCCGCTCGCGCTGGTCGGTGCAGTGATTGGCCTGTGGATCTCCGGCCAGCCTTTGTCGGTTGCGGCGCTGATCGGCTTCATCACGCTCGCGGGCATCTCGGTGCGTAACGGCATCCTGAAGGTCAGCCACTACATCAACCTGATGCGCATCGAAGGCGAAGGTTTCGATCACGCAATGATCCTGCGCGGCTCGCTGGAACGTCTCTCCCCGGTGCTGATGACCGCCCTGGTGACCGCCTTCGCGCTGGCGCCGCTGCTGTTCGAGGCCGAACGCCCGGGCACCGAGATCCTGCATCCGGTCGCCGTGGTGATCTTCTCGGGGCTCATCAGCTCGACGCTGCTCGACACCTTCCTCACCCCGGCGATGTTCTGGCTCTTCGGTCGCCGCGACGTCGAACGCCTGCTCAATGACCGCAATGCCGAAGCGTTCTAA
- a CDS encoding ankyrin repeat domain-containing protein — translation MHDDIHHEAWRDRVVPALLDAVREGDVAEVRRWLADGLPANWQDVEGCSLIFLAAYHRQWAVVDCLLAGGASVDLPDRRGWTPFFWAAFNGHADIVSFLIGRGASPDARNEDGEWPLFWAVYKGHTSVVRHLLVGGAKRNQLDAEGHDELWLAQTLGRQDIVAILEGPRARHTNRHVRNSPNETM, via the coding sequence ATGCATGACGACATCCATCACGAAGCCTGGCGCGACCGAGTCGTCCCTGCACTGCTCGACGCCGTTCGAGAAGGCGACGTCGCGGAAGTGCGGAGGTGGCTGGCTGACGGATTGCCCGCCAACTGGCAGGACGTCGAGGGGTGCAGCCTGATCTTCCTGGCGGCATATCATCGCCAATGGGCGGTCGTCGACTGCCTACTGGCAGGTGGTGCATCGGTCGACCTGCCCGATCGTCGGGGATGGACCCCCTTCTTCTGGGCCGCCTTCAACGGTCATGCCGACATCGTGTCGTTCCTGATCGGCCGCGGCGCCAGTCCCGACGCGCGAAACGAGGACGGGGAGTGGCCCTTGTTTTGGGCCGTCTACAAGGGCCACACGTCGGTGGTCCGGCATCTCCTCGTCGGCGGTGCGAAGCGGAACCAGCTCGATGCGGAGGGACATGACGAACTCTGGCTCGCGCAGACTTTGGGGCGGCAGGACATCGTCGCCATCCTGGAGGGGCCTCGAGCCCGGCACACGAATCGCCACGTCCGGAACAGTCCGAACGAGACAATGTGA
- a CDS encoding LysR family transcriptional regulator, producing the protein MDFRLLRYFVAVAEELHLARAAERLGIEQSAVSRAMRDLENQLGVQLFDRSTRLTRLTWAGQVFLGECRRVQATVEQAVKSAKAAAQGYQGSLRIAICDSLAQPRIATLLARSREDEPELEIRVFELPFAQQIKMLHNDLLDIGFALSNAVHDGLVAEPVWTDPLSVIVPARHPLLAHVQVPLAEALKFPLVLCHPESGSGCRHQIQTMLQDASTPLKLVDEVTSLGVMLTLVGAGYGIGFAIASQVQTLQRPDISIRPLAGIPPTLSTYLLRRQGEPSEPMKRFIERVKDEAAPVDDEPVL; encoded by the coding sequence TTGGATTTCAGATTGCTGCGTTACTTCGTCGCGGTTGCGGAAGAACTGCATCTGGCCCGTGCAGCCGAGCGTCTGGGCATCGAGCAATCGGCTGTGTCGCGTGCGATGCGCGACCTGGAAAACCAGCTTGGCGTACAGTTGTTCGACCGCAGCACACGTCTGACGCGGCTGACCTGGGCCGGCCAAGTGTTCCTCGGCGAATGCCGGCGCGTGCAGGCTACCGTGGAGCAGGCAGTCAAGAGCGCCAAGGCGGCGGCACAGGGCTACCAGGGCAGTCTGCGCATCGCCATCTGCGACAGCCTGGCGCAGCCCCGCATTGCCACCTTGCTGGCACGCAGCCGCGAGGATGAGCCCGAGCTGGAGATTCGCGTCTTCGAGCTGCCGTTCGCGCAGCAGATCAAGATGCTGCACAACGATCTGCTGGACATCGGCTTTGCGTTGTCAAACGCGGTGCATGATGGCCTCGTCGCCGAGCCGGTGTGGACCGATCCGCTGTCGGTGATCGTGCCCGCACGCCATCCCTTGCTGGCACACGTGCAGGTGCCACTGGCCGAAGCCTTGAAATTCCCGCTGGTTCTGTGCCATCCCGAATCGGGATCGGGCTGCCGCCATCAGATTCAAACGATGCTGCAGGACGCGAGCACGCCGCTCAAGCTGGTCGATGAAGTGACCAGCCTGGGCGTGATGCTGACCCTGGTCGGCGCCGGCTACGGCATCGGCTTCGCCATCGCCTCGCAAGTGCAGACGCTACAGCGCCCGGACATCTCCATTCGTCCCCTGGCCGGCATTCCACCGACGCTCTCCACCTACCTGCTGCGCCGCCAGGGCGAACCCTCGGAGCCCATGAAGCGGTTCATCGAGCGGGTGAAAGACGAGGCCGCGCCGGTCGATGATGAGCCAGTCCTTTGA
- a CDS encoding alpha/beta hydrolase: MRRRILPPAALAIAAALLLAGCAGIMPKSGATQAEIESWATPRGYQAATLETRPFRLFSLLRQRRADSLLVIYIEGDGNRRPSPYRPIEPTPRTPHALRMAHQDESPLVAYLARPCQYLADAALPSCDSQHWVERRFEEEVIASMLAAVDELKRRSGARRVSLVGYGGGGTVATLLAGRRQDVVELITVAAPLALADWAALNRLGPLPAASDPAEQPALPRTLRATHFVGGEDEVVPPAFTASYVGRRGGELIYVADFGHDCCWAEEWPWLLERARGRESSP; encoded by the coding sequence ATGCGCCGACGGATCTTGCCGCCCGCAGCGCTGGCGATTGCCGCAGCGCTGCTGCTCGCCGGCTGCGCCGGCATCATGCCGAAGAGCGGCGCGACGCAGGCCGAGATCGAATCCTGGGCGACGCCGCGCGGCTACCAGGCGGCGACCCTCGAGACGCGGCCGTTCCGCCTCTTCTCGCTGCTCCGCCAGCGGCGTGCCGATTCCCTGCTGGTGATCTACATCGAAGGCGATGGCAATCGCCGGCCGTCGCCCTACCGCCCGATCGAGCCGACGCCGCGGACGCCGCACGCGCTGCGCATGGCGCACCAGGACGAGTCGCCGCTGGTTGCCTACCTGGCGCGGCCGTGCCAATACCTTGCCGATGCGGCGCTGCCGTCGTGCGACAGCCAGCACTGGGTGGAAAGGCGCTTCGAGGAGGAGGTCATCGCTTCGATGCTGGCGGCGGTCGACGAGTTGAAGCGGCGCAGCGGCGCCCGCCGGGTCAGCCTGGTCGGCTACGGCGGGGGCGGCACCGTCGCCACGCTGCTCGCCGGCCGGCGGCAGGACGTCGTCGAACTGATCACCGTCGCCGCGCCGCTGGCGCTCGCCGACTGGGCGGCGCTCAACCGCCTGGGGCCGCTACCCGCGGCGAGCGATCCGGCCGAACAGCCGGCGCTGCCGCGCACGCTGCGGGCGACGCATTTCGTCGGCGGCGAGGACGAGGTCGTGCCGCCGGCGTTCACCGCGAGCTACGTCGGCCGGCGTGGCGGTGAGCTGATCTACGTTGCCGATTTCGGCCACGACTGCTGCTGGGCCGAGGAGTGGCCGTGGCTGCTCGAGCGGGCGCGCGGACGGGAGTCCTCGCCCTGA